The Phycisphaerae bacterium DNA window TTGATGAGCATGAACCGCTCGGGCGGCAGCACCCCGCTCGTCACCAACCATGCTGGTGTCTTCTTCTCCTCACCACTGAGCTGCGAGCGCTTCGCGACGATCGCGGAGGCCTCCTCCTCGGTCAGGCCCGGAATGCACACCAGCACCTCCGGGGGTGCCGTGTCCACGTTGATCAGGCCAACCTGCTGTGCCATCATGTCGCTCACCGTCAACCGGTCAAGAAGCACCGGGAGCATTTCCGCAGTCACCGGACTGATCGCCTTCGGGCTGGAATCGTCCTCCCCGCCGGGCTGCGTGGCCGTCCCCGAACCGCCGCCGGTCGGCCCGCCAGCTGGCTGCGTGCCGCTGCCGCCCCGCCCACCGCCGCCCCGCCCGCCGCGATCACCGGCCCGAGCCGGCCGGTCGCCACCCCGCCCATCGCCGGCTTGACCGCCTTGCCCATCGCGGCCACCCCGACCACTGCGCCCGTCCCGGCCACTGCGACCGTCCGGGCTGTCCGGCCCGTCAGGGTTGTCGCTCGCTCGTCCGCCGGAGCCGTCACGACCCCCGGGGCCACGACCGCCAGGACCGCGCCCGACACGACCACCTCGATCGAACCCACCGCTCGGTCCGGCATTGTTGTCCTGGCCTTCGCCGGGTCGCGCATCGCTACCTCGTCCATCGTCTCGACCCCGACCCGCCCGCCGTCCTCCCCCTAAACCCTGGTCCGACCCGCCGCCGAATCGCCGATCGCCACCGCGACCCGCTTCGCGATCACCTCGGCGGCCACCATCCTGGCCGGCTCCAGGCCCGGACCCCTGGTCGCCACCCCGGCCGGCACCGCCCTGTCCGCGCCCGCCACGACGATCCTGGTCTGCCTGACCGTCATCCGTCGAATTGTCGTCGTTGGCCGCTGCGCCGTTCCGCCCACCACCACCGCCCGGGCGGCCTCCCCGAGCCCCGCGGTCCCGAACCGCCTGCTGCGAACGGGTCCGGTTCTTGCGCTGGGGATCGGTCGCCTCCAAATCCTCATCCGCACCCGAATCATCCGGGTTTTTATCGGCCGCTGAACCCCCATCCCGCGACCCGGTATCCACGTCCCGACCACGATTTCCGCCGCCTGTATTCGGCCCCTCCGGCCCCCCTCCACCAGTACTGCCATCGCTGTCCCCCCCGTGCTGGGCGCCGCTGCCGCCCGAAGGCGAATTATCAGTATTGGCGTCGCCGCCCTCCCCCTCCATGGGGATGAGCCGGAGCTGGTTGGCTTCGTTTCGCTCCTGGTCGTACGCCGCCCAGAAGCTCGTGTAGTTGCTCTTGTTAGCGCTGTAGACCTGAAGTCCTACCAACTCCCCAATGGAGCGAGGCTTATAACCGATCTTCTGGATCTCGGCGATGAACTGAAGGACTTCGGCCGGCACCTCATCAAGAACCGCTCTGAATACCGAAGGCAGCCTCTCAGGGTTGGAAAGTCCAACTTGGTTGATGTTCAGCCTCGGCCTGTTGTCGTTCGCCCAGTTGTGATCCCAGGAGTAGACCGTGATATATGGCAATAACCCGCGATCCAGCATGCCGTCACCATTGTCCGGTGGAAACAGACCTTCCGGACCATCATCCTCGTTCGGATCCAGGTAGCCGTTCCGGTTGTGGTCTTCACCGTAGACGATCCGCCCGTTGAACCACCGGAGGGACAACAATTCTTCGACCGTCTCAAGCGGGCGGTTCTTTGCCCGGAAAGCCGGCTCCAGTGACATGTAGTAGCTGCTCTCGGCACCCTGAGGTGACGAAAAAGCGTCATCTGCATCGATCCAGTCCTTCAGAGCGTCGGCCAGGGCTTCGGGCGTGACGTTGTCCTGGATCGTGCTTTTGCCTGCCAGAGCCTGGGTGAAGAGCATCAGAAGTTGCTCGCGCGTGGCCGTGTTCAGATTCAGCTTGCTGGTCTCGTCGGTCAGGCCGTACCGCATCCTCGTGCGGTCGCCCTCGCCCTCGAGCTCGTGCGCGACCACGCTGAACCGCCAGGCTTCCCGGTTCTCGATCTTCTCCTGGTCGGCCAGGCTCTCCGAGCCCCCAATCTGATCCGGCGCCCAGACCAGGATTCGCCGGAAGGCCAAGGGGTTGTTGTACCACTTATCCATGTTGACCGGATCCTGCTCGACGTTGGAAGGATCCTTGCGAAGCAGCAACATGACTCGGCCCACACCTGATTCGGCGGCTAGATGAGCCTGCTGTCGATCGTTTCCCGCTTTGGTTGCCGCCAGGTCAGCGTTCATCCAATAGGAGAAGCTCGCCCCCAGCAAGGCCAGCACGGTGATGATCGCCAGGACCACGACGATCAGCATTCCTCGGCGCCGAGCCGCGAGTCCATGATCTGGAACAAGGAAGGTCAT harbors:
- a CDS encoding general secretion pathway protein GspK, producing the protein MTFLVPDHGLAARRRGMLIVVVLAIITVLALLGASFSYWMNADLAATKAGNDRQQAHLAAESGVGRVMLLLRKDPSNVEQDPVNMDKWYNNPLAFRRILVWAPDQIGGSESLADQEKIENREAWRFSVVAHELEGEGDRTRMRYGLTDETSKLNLNTATREQLLMLFTQALAGKSTIQDNVTPEALADALKDWIDADDAFSSPQGAESSYYMSLEPAFRAKNRPLETVEELLSLRWFNGRIVYGEDHNRNGYLDPNEDDGPEGLFPPDNGDGMLDRGLLPYITVYSWDHNWANDNRPRLNINQVGLSNPERLPSVFRAVLDEVPAEVLQFIAEIQKIGYKPRSIGELVGLQVYSANKSNYTSFWAAYDQERNEANQLRLIPMEGEGGDANTDNSPSGGSGAQHGGDSDGSTGGGGPEGPNTGGGNRGRDVDTGSRDGGSAADKNPDDSGADEDLEATDPQRKNRTRSQQAVRDRGARGGRPGGGGGRNGAAANDDNSTDDGQADQDRRGGRGQGGAGRGGDQGSGPGAGQDGGRRGDREAGRGGDRRFGGGSDQGLGGGRRAGRGRDDGRGSDARPGEGQDNNAGPSGGFDRGGRVGRGPGGRGPGGRDGSGGRASDNPDGPDSPDGRSGRDGRSGRGGRDGQGGQAGDGRGGDRPARAGDRGGRGGGGRGGSGTQPAGGPTGGGSGTATQPGGEDDSSPKAISPVTAEMLPVLLDRLTVSDMMAQQVGLINVDTAPPEVLVCIPGLTEEEASAIVAKRSQLSGEEKKTPAWLVTSGVLPPERFMLINNSVTARSIQFSADVIGFADHTGTYRRLQVVLEMQGHFARLKYFREISSLGRGYPVWNDQQSEGLTFDAP